A stretch of the Apteryx mantelli isolate bAptMan1 chromosome 3, bAptMan1.hap1, whole genome shotgun sequence genome encodes the following:
- the FOSL2 gene encoding fos-related antigen 2 isoform X1: protein MYQDYPGSFDTSSRGSSGSPGHPETYPSGAAQQEERGGFAAERALCMQKFRVDMPGSGSAFIPTINAITTSQDLQWMVQPTVITSMSSPYSRSHPYSHPLPPLSSVAGHTALQRPGVIKTIGTTVGRRRRDEQLSPEEEEKRRIRRERNKLAAAKCRNRRRELTEKLQAETEVLEEEKSVLQKEIAELQKEKEKLEFMLVAHSPVCKISPEDRRSPPSSSLQSVRTGASGAVVVKQEPVEEEIPSSSLVLDKAQRSVIKPISIAGGFYGEEALNTPIVVTSTPAITPGSSNLVFTYPNVLDQESPLSPSESCSKAHRRSSSSGDQSSDSLNSPTLLAL, encoded by the exons ATGTACCAGGACTACCCCGGCAGCTTCGACACCTCCTCCAGAGGCAGCAGCGGCTCCCCGGGCCACCCCGAGACCTACCCCAGCGGCGCCGCGCAGCAG gaggagaggggaggcttTGCGGCTGAGCGCGCGCTGTGCATGCAG AAATTTCGAGTAGATATGCCAGGATCAGGCAGTGCTTTTATCCCTACAATCAACGCCATCACAACCAGCCAAGACCTGCAGTGGATGGTCCAGCCCACGGTCATCACCTCCATGTCAAGTCCATATTCTCGCTCACATCCCTACAGCCATCCACTGCCCCCGCTGTCTTCGGTGGCTGGACACACGGCCCTTCAGCGACCTGGCGTGATTAAAACGATTGGGACCACAGTGGGCAGAAGACGAAGAGATGAGCAG CTGTCgcctgaggaagaagagaagcgAAGGATCCGGAGAGAGAGGAACAAGCTGGCAGCTGCTAAGTGTCGTAACAGGCGTCGAGAGCTAACAGAGAAACTCCAGGCG GAAACTGAagtgctggaggaggagaagtCAGTGCTGCAAAAGGAGATTGCTGAGCtccagaaggagaaggagaaactgGAGTTCATGCTGGTGGCTCATAGCCCCGTGTGCAAAATCAGCCCGGAGGACCGCCGGAGCCCGCCATCCAGCAGCCTCCAGAGCGTTCGGACTGGAGCAAGCGGAGCAGTGGTGGTGAAACAGGAGCCTGTGGAGGAAGAGATCCCATCTTCCTCTTTGGTCCTTGACAAAGCCCAGAGGTCTGTCATTAAGCCCATCAGCATTGCCGGAGGTTTTTATGGGGAGGAGGCACTCAACACTCCCATCGTGGTGACCTCAACACCAGCCATCACTCCTGGCTCCTCCAACTTGGTGTTCACTTACCCCAATGTGCTGGATCAGGAGTCTCCTCTCTCCCCGTCCGAGTCCTGCTCTAAAGCTCaccggaggagcagcagcagcggtgACCAGTCCTCGGATTCCTTGAACTCTCCCACCTTGCTGGCATTGTAa
- the FOSL2 gene encoding fos-related antigen 2 isoform X2, with protein MYQDYPGSFDTSSRGSSGSPGHPETYPSGAAQQKFRVDMPGSGSAFIPTINAITTSQDLQWMVQPTVITSMSSPYSRSHPYSHPLPPLSSVAGHTALQRPGVIKTIGTTVGRRRRDEQLSPEEEEKRRIRRERNKLAAAKCRNRRRELTEKLQAETEVLEEEKSVLQKEIAELQKEKEKLEFMLVAHSPVCKISPEDRRSPPSSSLQSVRTGASGAVVVKQEPVEEEIPSSSLVLDKAQRSVIKPISIAGGFYGEEALNTPIVVTSTPAITPGSSNLVFTYPNVLDQESPLSPSESCSKAHRRSSSSGDQSSDSLNSPTLLAL; from the exons ATGTACCAGGACTACCCCGGCAGCTTCGACACCTCCTCCAGAGGCAGCAGCGGCTCCCCGGGCCACCCCGAGACCTACCCCAGCGGCGCCGCGCAGCAG AAATTTCGAGTAGATATGCCAGGATCAGGCAGTGCTTTTATCCCTACAATCAACGCCATCACAACCAGCCAAGACCTGCAGTGGATGGTCCAGCCCACGGTCATCACCTCCATGTCAAGTCCATATTCTCGCTCACATCCCTACAGCCATCCACTGCCCCCGCTGTCTTCGGTGGCTGGACACACGGCCCTTCAGCGACCTGGCGTGATTAAAACGATTGGGACCACAGTGGGCAGAAGACGAAGAGATGAGCAG CTGTCgcctgaggaagaagagaagcgAAGGATCCGGAGAGAGAGGAACAAGCTGGCAGCTGCTAAGTGTCGTAACAGGCGTCGAGAGCTAACAGAGAAACTCCAGGCG GAAACTGAagtgctggaggaggagaagtCAGTGCTGCAAAAGGAGATTGCTGAGCtccagaaggagaaggagaaactgGAGTTCATGCTGGTGGCTCATAGCCCCGTGTGCAAAATCAGCCCGGAGGACCGCCGGAGCCCGCCATCCAGCAGCCTCCAGAGCGTTCGGACTGGAGCAAGCGGAGCAGTGGTGGTGAAACAGGAGCCTGTGGAGGAAGAGATCCCATCTTCCTCTTTGGTCCTTGACAAAGCCCAGAGGTCTGTCATTAAGCCCATCAGCATTGCCGGAGGTTTTTATGGGGAGGAGGCACTCAACACTCCCATCGTGGTGACCTCAACACCAGCCATCACTCCTGGCTCCTCCAACTTGGTGTTCACTTACCCCAATGTGCTGGATCAGGAGTCTCCTCTCTCCCCGTCCGAGTCCTGCTCTAAAGCTCaccggaggagcagcagcagcggtgACCAGTCCTCGGATTCCTTGAACTCTCCCACCTTGCTGGCATTGTAa